From one Nilaparvata lugens isolate BPH chromosome 2, ASM1435652v1, whole genome shotgun sequence genomic stretch:
- the LOC111060316 gene encoding protein SET, translating to MATSGSGPTPKKVKKLDQSGEGDDSCRDYDAETQKALEDIDACQNEIDALNEKASEDILKVEQKYNKLRKPFFEKRNEIINRISNFWVTAFVNHPQISAILDEEEEDCLHYLSKLEVEEFEDIKSGYRINFYFDENPYFENDVIKKEFHLGSSGDPASQSTTIRWKEGMNLTKKTDKNKTGKALSKRSLEHKTFFGWFSDHGDPSADDIAEVIKDDMWPNPLQYYLVPDNDVENGIEEDEEDGSFDGNDETGLEEVEEEEEDDGDEELGDEPTGEFEGEFESDPGEEN from the coding sequence ATGGCTACAAGCGGTAGCGGCCCTACTCCtaagaaagtaaaaaaattggATCAAAGTGGTGAAGGCGACGATTCATGCAGAGATTACGATGCTGAAACGCAAAAAGCTTTGGAGGATATTGATGCCTGTCAGAATGAGATCGACGCACTGAATGAAAAGGCAAGTGAAGATATTCTTAAAGTTGAACAGAAGTACAACAAGCTTCGTAAACCATTTTTTGAAAAGAGAAACGAAATCATCAATAGAATATCAAACTTCTGGGTTACTGCATTTGTTAATCATCCACAAATATCAGCTATTttggatgaggaagaagaagattgtcTACATTACCTCTCAAAGTTGGAGGTTGAAGAGTTTGAAGACATCAAATCAGGATACAGaataaatttctattttgaCGAAAATccttattttgaaaatgatgtCATCAAGAAAGAATTTCATCTTGGATCTTCTGGTGACCCAGCTTCGCAGAGTACAACAATTCGATGGAAAGAAGGCATGAATCTAACAAAGAAAAccgacaaaaataaaactggaaaaGCTCTTAGTAAGCGGTCCTTGGAACACAAAACTTTCTTCGGTTGGTTTTCTGATCATGGCGATCCTTCGGCTGATGATATTGCAGAAGTAATTAAGGACGACATGTGGCCCAACCCTCTGCAGTATTACCTGGTACCAGACAATGACGTCGAGAATGGAAtcgaagaggatgaagaagatggCAGCTTTGATGGAAACGACGAAACGGGAttggaagaagtagaagaggaggaagaagacgaTGGCGATGAAGAGCTTGGTGATGAACCCACTGGTGAGTTTGAGGGTGAATTTGAAAGTGATCCTGGTGAGGAAAATTAG